The following coding sequences are from one Culex quinquefasciatus strain JHB chromosome 1, VPISU_Cqui_1.0_pri_paternal, whole genome shotgun sequence window:
- the LOC6033722 gene encoding uncharacterized protein LOC6033722 isoform X1: MRCLGGVLAILAQLIVVTSAEDPSFRILAPKFICGKSKAEVTSENQTDSGVSQQITIGLQTKGGQKLKYRVTVTFTLPGFVSQRHTLQLWKSVRQLEQRLEKERDAISDTNQILIMNEELVAGVIYTFNIVAIGEAGPIGVGQNFTIMYRGRNSQASVDQDGSSNSEDVSLLLLGAEVCYADIPYILKARLIFCEPKNDYTLAWSITGVDHVSVNTESSVLQIPPGVLSPGSTYSISVRVVGNSSGNEIVKATMKLTVLKRPLMGNIYPFDAAVGFAQTTEARVAYNKPVDEVSWECRESADISCTENLIQGKNLVTTSFLKESKFQISASVEQLTLVSNIKVNAKSTISVTLQKTPPLYLIPGNRYEVTVDVAGLVPKCTSNWTLSNEEGFAYFDTTAIGGLGSIFINDIEENFLSELVDYGNDTVEREVRLIIPKEAELARNALYKFRLVTTCPEPIDDSVDGGKTRGSVASHWDMVLETNGPPSGLSLTVVPADNGTALNTFYTLSTGIANDTASDFPLRYTYWYVADGNTVQVGDFYEVMSTETQLPYSEKNVSVFYTVCDARQACSRIDGPQLRVRANPSIGLPDVLFRLDAVQKHFARGNYQDSMKVAFETLLTLKNQASGLYDEAYSRYTIILESQIKSIKEAFAQQSSYITQTSVLQFALQAKAIIDFKRGSNDHLLGELLELIDSVDRKPSRRRRAANPEPILTTKEVDSVTAKLEVYKSIVNSPSANLNGTNQLLAFIPNATRMYCEMEESRYSGEDGWLVLETKRLKATERNLLTSADRIPSDNPRVSLRSVDGAKTEQPLNNVSLLCLGKILYGRDILVNGTGSPMGMYQVILVVVYNNATQKTIDWKEGKYVWNVTVDENATNYECQVWNDDTKWSSKSCNSSYLGSHVVCECTQLNYLRIIPANESAVAEITTISTTTTQLTTEPTSTAPETVITTGSDMVTFSPTTDAPVSPTTPTSPAPATQPSTPPKTTSPAPAIQPPTPPKTHSTTVPILPPSASPLNSTQMASATLTSSGALGYSILGALALCAVLTMAAFVLYHRRRNTTSLVDELQGIAGRVRAQSLPVRYARFQDEHNMSGDNVSTISDTVTV, from the exons ATGAGGTGCCTTGGTGGAGTCCTCGCCATTTTAGCGCAACTGATTGTGGTCACTTCCGCT GAGGACCCTAGCTTCAGAATTTTGGCGCCCAAATTCATCTGCGGAAAGTCGAAAGCGGAGGTCACCTCGGAGAATCAGACCGATTCCGGCGTATCGCAGCAAATTACTATTGG CCTGCAGACCAAGGGTGGCCAGAAGTTGAAATACCGAGTAACTGTTACGTTTACGCTGCCCGGGTTCGTCAGCCAACGCCACACGCTGCAGCTGTGGAAGAGTGTCCGCCAGCTCGAGCAAAGGCTTGAGAAGGAGCGGGATGCGATATCCGAcacgaatcaaattttgatcatgaACGAAGAGTTGGTAGCGGGGGTTATTTATACGTTCAACATTGTGGCGATTGGAGAGGCGGGCCCCATTGGCGTTGGCCAAAACTTTACGATAATGTATCGCGGACGGAATTCACAGGCTTCGGTAGATCAGGATGGTTCATCGAACAGCGAGGACGTTTCGTTGCTACTGCTCGGGGCCGAGGTGTGTTACGCGGATATTCCGTACATTCTGAAGGCTCGACTTATTTTTTGTGAGCCAAAGAACGACTACACGCTGGCGTGGAGCATTACCGGGGTCGATCACGTGAGTGTGAATACTGAATCAAGTGTGCTGCAGATCCCACCGGGTGTGCTGAGTCCAGGTTCTACTTATTCTATAAGCGTTCGCGTGGTCGGAAATTCGAGCGGTAATGAAATTGTTAAGGCAACGATGAAACTGACTGTATTGAAGCGACCGTTGATGGGAAACATCTACCCCTTCGATGCTGCAGTTGGTTTTGCACAAACTACGGAAGCTAGGGTTGCCTACAACAAGCCAGTCGACGAGGTTTCCTGGGAGTGTAGGGAGTCTGCAGATATTAGCTGTactgaaaatttgattcaagGGAAGAATTTAGTGACAACGTCATTCTTGAAAGAGTCCAAGTTCCAGATATCTGCCTCGGTAGAACAGTTAACACTCGTTTCGAACATCAAAGTAAATGCCAAGTCTACAATTTCTGTAACTCTCCAGAAGACACCCCCGCTCTATCTGATACCTGGTAATCGTTACGAAGTAACCGTAGACGTAGCCGGTCTCGTTCCAAAGTGTACAAGTAACTGGACCCTCTCAAATGAAGAAGGCTTCGCGTATTTCGACACCACCGCAATCGGTGGACTCGGCAGCATCTTCATCAACGATATCGAGGAAAACTTTCTGTCTGAACTGGTCGACTACGGAAACGACACCGTTGAACGGGAAGTCCGGTTGATCATTCCCAAAGAAGCTGAATTGGCCCGCAATGCGCTGTACAAGTTTCGGCTGGTTACGACTTGTCCCGAGCCAATCGACGACAGTGTTGACGGCGGCAAGACTCGAGGCAGCGTCGCAAGCCACTGGGACATGGTACTAGAAACGAACGGGCCCCCGAGTGGGCTTTCGTTAACGGTAGTTCCCGCGGACAATGGTACAGCGCTTAACACGTTTTACACGTTGTCAACGGGGATCGCTAACGATACAGCGTCGGACTTCCCACTAAGATATACGTACTGGTACGTCGCCGATGGTAATACGGTCCAGGTTGGAGACTTCTACGAGGTCATGTCAACGGAAACGCAACTGCCGTATTCCGAGAAGAACGTGTCCGTGTTTTATACGGTATGTGATGCGCGGCAAGCATGCTCCCGCATAGATGGTCCTCAACTACGCGTGCGAGCAAACCCGTCGATAGGTTTGCCCGATGTTTTGTTCCGGCTAGATGCCGTCCAGAAACACTTTGCTCGAGGAAACTATCAAGACTCGATGAAGGTTGCGTTCGAAACGTTGCTAACACTCAAAAATCAAGCATCTGGCTTGTACGACGAGGCGTACTCGAGATATACGATAATCCTGGAGTCTCAGATAAAGTCCATCAAGGAAGCGTTCGCCCAGCAATCTAGCTACATCACCCAGACTAGCGTACTGCAATTTGCCTTGCAGGCAAAAGCCATAATTGACTTCAAGCGTGGTAGCAACGATCACCTGCTGGGCGAACTTCTCGAGTTGATCGACTCCGTTGACCGCAAACCTTCGCGTAGGAGACGTGCCGCTAATCCAGAACCAATCTTAACAACGAAGGAAGTCGATAGCGTAACCGCTAAGTTGGAGGTCTACAAAAGCATAGTAAATTCGCCCAGCGCAAACCTCAACGGAACAAATCAACTGTTGGCGTTCATCCCGAACGCTACCAGAATGTACTGCGAGATGGAGGAGTCGCGGTACTCGGGGGAGGACGGATGGCTCGTGCTGGAGACTAAGCGATTGAAAGCAACGGAGAGGAATTTGCTCACGAGTGCCGATCGGATTCCTTCGGATAATCCGCGTGTATCGCTGAGGTCTGTTGATGGAGCGAAAACCGAACAGCCGTTGAACAATGTGAGCTTGCTCTGTCTAGGAAAGATTCTCTACGGAAGAGATATTCTGGTGAATGGGACAGGATCACCAATGGGAATGTACCAAGTGATATTGGTGGTGGTTTATAACAACGCAACTCAAAAGACTATCGACTGGAAGGAAGGGAAGTATGTTTGGAACGTCACTGTGGACGAAAATGCAACTAACTATGAG TGTCAAGTCTGGAATGATGACACCAAATGGAGTAGCAAATCGTGCAACAGTTCGTACCTTGGCTCTCACGTCGTCTGTGAATGCACTCAGTTGAACTATCTGCG AATCATTCCCGCCAATGAAAGcgcggtcgcagaaattacaacAATCTCAACAACCACGACTCAACTGACGACAGAACCAACTTCAACAGCCCCCGAAACAGTCATCACCACAGGAAGTGACATGGTGACGTTCTCTCCAACTACCGATGCACCAGTTTCACCGACTACACCCACAAGTCCTGCCCCCGCTACCCAGCCATCAACTCCACCCAAAACCACAAGTCCTGCCCCCGCTATCCAGCCACCAACTCCACCCAAAACCCACTCAACCACCGTCCCAATCCTCCCGCCCTCTGCAAGTCCGTTAAACTCCACCCAAATGGCGTCCGCGACACTCACCTCAAGTGGCGCCCTCGGATACTCCATCTTGGGCGCCCTTGCGCTTTGCGCCGTGCTCACAATGGCTGCGTTTGTGCTGTACCACCGTCGCCGGAACACGACCTCGCTGGTGGACGAGCTGCAGGGCATTGCAGGGCGGGTTCGGGCGCAGTCGCTACCGGTGCGGTACGCGCGCTTTCAGGACGAGCACAACATGAGCGGAGACAACGTGTCCACCATCTCGGACACGGTGACGGTTTGA
- the LOC6033722 gene encoding uncharacterized protein LOC6033722 isoform X2, producing MLYIHFQHRLQTKGGQKLKYRVTVTFTLPGFVSQRHTLQLWKSVRQLEQRLEKERDAISDTNQILIMNEELVAGVIYTFNIVAIGEAGPIGVGQNFTIMYRGRNSQASVDQDGSSNSEDVSLLLLGAEVCYADIPYILKARLIFCEPKNDYTLAWSITGVDHVSVNTESSVLQIPPGVLSPGSTYSISVRVVGNSSGNEIVKATMKLTVLKRPLMGNIYPFDAAVGFAQTTEARVAYNKPVDEVSWECRESADISCTENLIQGKNLVTTSFLKESKFQISASVEQLTLVSNIKVNAKSTISVTLQKTPPLYLIPGNRYEVTVDVAGLVPKCTSNWTLSNEEGFAYFDTTAIGGLGSIFINDIEENFLSELVDYGNDTVEREVRLIIPKEAELARNALYKFRLVTTCPEPIDDSVDGGKTRGSVASHWDMVLETNGPPSGLSLTVVPADNGTALNTFYTLSTGIANDTASDFPLRYTYWYVADGNTVQVGDFYEVMSTETQLPYSEKNVSVFYTVCDARQACSRIDGPQLRVRANPSIGLPDVLFRLDAVQKHFARGNYQDSMKVAFETLLTLKNQASGLYDEAYSRYTIILESQIKSIKEAFAQQSSYITQTSVLQFALQAKAIIDFKRGSNDHLLGELLELIDSVDRKPSRRRRAANPEPILTTKEVDSVTAKLEVYKSIVNSPSANLNGTNQLLAFIPNATRMYCEMEESRYSGEDGWLVLETKRLKATERNLLTSADRIPSDNPRVSLRSVDGAKTEQPLNNVSLLCLGKILYGRDILVNGTGSPMGMYQVILVVVYNNATQKTIDWKEGKYVWNVTVDENATNYECQVWNDDTKWSSKSCNSSYLGSHVVCECTQLNYLRIIPANESAVAEITTISTTTTQLTTEPTSTAPETVITTGSDMVTFSPTTDAPVSPTTPTSPAPATQPSTPPKTTSPAPAIQPPTPPKTHSTTVPILPPSASPLNSTQMASATLTSSGALGYSILGALALCAVLTMAAFVLYHRRRNTTSLVDELQGIAGRVRAQSLPVRYARFQDEHNMSGDNVSTISDTVTV from the exons ATGCTTTATATTCACTTCCAGCACCG CCTGCAGACCAAGGGTGGCCAGAAGTTGAAATACCGAGTAACTGTTACGTTTACGCTGCCCGGGTTCGTCAGCCAACGCCACACGCTGCAGCTGTGGAAGAGTGTCCGCCAGCTCGAGCAAAGGCTTGAGAAGGAGCGGGATGCGATATCCGAcacgaatcaaattttgatcatgaACGAAGAGTTGGTAGCGGGGGTTATTTATACGTTCAACATTGTGGCGATTGGAGAGGCGGGCCCCATTGGCGTTGGCCAAAACTTTACGATAATGTATCGCGGACGGAATTCACAGGCTTCGGTAGATCAGGATGGTTCATCGAACAGCGAGGACGTTTCGTTGCTACTGCTCGGGGCCGAGGTGTGTTACGCGGATATTCCGTACATTCTGAAGGCTCGACTTATTTTTTGTGAGCCAAAGAACGACTACACGCTGGCGTGGAGCATTACCGGGGTCGATCACGTGAGTGTGAATACTGAATCAAGTGTGCTGCAGATCCCACCGGGTGTGCTGAGTCCAGGTTCTACTTATTCTATAAGCGTTCGCGTGGTCGGAAATTCGAGCGGTAATGAAATTGTTAAGGCAACGATGAAACTGACTGTATTGAAGCGACCGTTGATGGGAAACATCTACCCCTTCGATGCTGCAGTTGGTTTTGCACAAACTACGGAAGCTAGGGTTGCCTACAACAAGCCAGTCGACGAGGTTTCCTGGGAGTGTAGGGAGTCTGCAGATATTAGCTGTactgaaaatttgattcaagGGAAGAATTTAGTGACAACGTCATTCTTGAAAGAGTCCAAGTTCCAGATATCTGCCTCGGTAGAACAGTTAACACTCGTTTCGAACATCAAAGTAAATGCCAAGTCTACAATTTCTGTAACTCTCCAGAAGACACCCCCGCTCTATCTGATACCTGGTAATCGTTACGAAGTAACCGTAGACGTAGCCGGTCTCGTTCCAAAGTGTACAAGTAACTGGACCCTCTCAAATGAAGAAGGCTTCGCGTATTTCGACACCACCGCAATCGGTGGACTCGGCAGCATCTTCATCAACGATATCGAGGAAAACTTTCTGTCTGAACTGGTCGACTACGGAAACGACACCGTTGAACGGGAAGTCCGGTTGATCATTCCCAAAGAAGCTGAATTGGCCCGCAATGCGCTGTACAAGTTTCGGCTGGTTACGACTTGTCCCGAGCCAATCGACGACAGTGTTGACGGCGGCAAGACTCGAGGCAGCGTCGCAAGCCACTGGGACATGGTACTAGAAACGAACGGGCCCCCGAGTGGGCTTTCGTTAACGGTAGTTCCCGCGGACAATGGTACAGCGCTTAACACGTTTTACACGTTGTCAACGGGGATCGCTAACGATACAGCGTCGGACTTCCCACTAAGATATACGTACTGGTACGTCGCCGATGGTAATACGGTCCAGGTTGGAGACTTCTACGAGGTCATGTCAACGGAAACGCAACTGCCGTATTCCGAGAAGAACGTGTCCGTGTTTTATACGGTATGTGATGCGCGGCAAGCATGCTCCCGCATAGATGGTCCTCAACTACGCGTGCGAGCAAACCCGTCGATAGGTTTGCCCGATGTTTTGTTCCGGCTAGATGCCGTCCAGAAACACTTTGCTCGAGGAAACTATCAAGACTCGATGAAGGTTGCGTTCGAAACGTTGCTAACACTCAAAAATCAAGCATCTGGCTTGTACGACGAGGCGTACTCGAGATATACGATAATCCTGGAGTCTCAGATAAAGTCCATCAAGGAAGCGTTCGCCCAGCAATCTAGCTACATCACCCAGACTAGCGTACTGCAATTTGCCTTGCAGGCAAAAGCCATAATTGACTTCAAGCGTGGTAGCAACGATCACCTGCTGGGCGAACTTCTCGAGTTGATCGACTCCGTTGACCGCAAACCTTCGCGTAGGAGACGTGCCGCTAATCCAGAACCAATCTTAACAACGAAGGAAGTCGATAGCGTAACCGCTAAGTTGGAGGTCTACAAAAGCATAGTAAATTCGCCCAGCGCAAACCTCAACGGAACAAATCAACTGTTGGCGTTCATCCCGAACGCTACCAGAATGTACTGCGAGATGGAGGAGTCGCGGTACTCGGGGGAGGACGGATGGCTCGTGCTGGAGACTAAGCGATTGAAAGCAACGGAGAGGAATTTGCTCACGAGTGCCGATCGGATTCCTTCGGATAATCCGCGTGTATCGCTGAGGTCTGTTGATGGAGCGAAAACCGAACAGCCGTTGAACAATGTGAGCTTGCTCTGTCTAGGAAAGATTCTCTACGGAAGAGATATTCTGGTGAATGGGACAGGATCACCAATGGGAATGTACCAAGTGATATTGGTGGTGGTTTATAACAACGCAACTCAAAAGACTATCGACTGGAAGGAAGGGAAGTATGTTTGGAACGTCACTGTGGACGAAAATGCAACTAACTATGAG TGTCAAGTCTGGAATGATGACACCAAATGGAGTAGCAAATCGTGCAACAGTTCGTACCTTGGCTCTCACGTCGTCTGTGAATGCACTCAGTTGAACTATCTGCG AATCATTCCCGCCAATGAAAGcgcggtcgcagaaattacaacAATCTCAACAACCACGACTCAACTGACGACAGAACCAACTTCAACAGCCCCCGAAACAGTCATCACCACAGGAAGTGACATGGTGACGTTCTCTCCAACTACCGATGCACCAGTTTCACCGACTACACCCACAAGTCCTGCCCCCGCTACCCAGCCATCAACTCCACCCAAAACCACAAGTCCTGCCCCCGCTATCCAGCCACCAACTCCACCCAAAACCCACTCAACCACCGTCCCAATCCTCCCGCCCTCTGCAAGTCCGTTAAACTCCACCCAAATGGCGTCCGCGACACTCACCTCAAGTGGCGCCCTCGGATACTCCATCTTGGGCGCCCTTGCGCTTTGCGCCGTGCTCACAATGGCTGCGTTTGTGCTGTACCACCGTCGCCGGAACACGACCTCGCTGGTGGACGAGCTGCAGGGCATTGCAGGGCGGGTTCGGGCGCAGTCGCTACCGGTGCGGTACGCGCGCTTTCAGGACGAGCACAACATGAGCGGAGACAACGTGTCCACCATCTCGGACACGGTGACGGTTTGA